The Longimicrobiales bacterium region GCGGCTAGAGCCGTGGCGCAGCCTCGCGCCGCTGCCGCCGCGGATGCCCGAGGCCGCAGCGCCCGCCCTGCACGGTGCCACGATCCCGCTCGATCCTGCGGCAACGCGCGGCCACGTGCATGCGGTCCTGGCCGCCGCGTTCCCGCCGGGTGAGCGCTTCGGCCTGGACACGCTGGACGCGGCCGCGCTGCTCGAAGTCGCCCTCGCGCAGGACGACGAGCGGATCGCCGCACTCGCCGACCATGCAGGCGTCGACGCGGATCGGCTGCGGGCTGCAGCCCAGCTCGCCGCACTGCCCGTGCTGCACGCCGCAGCACGCGCACTCCCACCCGCTGCCGGTGTCGACTGGGGCGAGGGCTACTGTCCCGTGTGCGGAGCGCTGCCACTCGCCGCCGAAGCGCTCGGTCTCGACCGCGCTCGTCAGCTCCGCTGCGGCCGCTGCGGCACGGGGTGGAAGACGCACGTGCTGCTCTGCCCGTTCTGCGGTGAGACCGACCACGCAAAGCTCGGCTCGCTCGTGCCGGACGGCCCCGCGGGCCAGGTGTGCTGGGTCGAGACCTGCAGCACCTGTCACGGCTACTGGAAGACCCGCGCAGTGCTGCGCGGCACACCGGCGGACATGCTGCTGCTCGAGGACGCGCGCACGCTGGAGCTCGATATCGCAGCGGCAGAACGCGGCTTCAGCCGTCCCGCGCACGAGGGCTTTCACGTGCGCGTGCAGGTCGCGCCCGTTCCCACGATCGTGAGCTGATCATGGACGCACTCACGCCCGCCACCTTCTGCAGTGAGCTGATCGGCGCACTCGAGGCGTCCGAGGGACGACGGCGT contains the following coding sequences:
- the fdhE gene encoding formate dehydrogenase accessory protein FdhE; protein product: MPGTRNAVRNGTAPRELSEQLERERPELLPWLLPLRVALDALRLEPWRSLAPLPPRMPEAAAPALHGATIPLDPAATRGHVHAVLAAAFPPGERFGLDTLDAAALLEVALAQDDERIAALADHAGVDADRLRAAAQLAALPVLHAAARALPPAAGVDWGEGYCPVCGALPLAAEALGLDRARQLRCGRCGTGWKTHVLLCPFCGETDHAKLGSLVPDGPAGQVCWVETCSTCHGYWKTRAVLRGTPADMLLLEDARTLELDIAAAERGFSRPAHEGFHVRVQVAPVPTIVS